From the genome of Nitrospirota bacterium:
CGCTGCCTTTCAGTACCGGCTTTCCAGCTGTTGCACCGGCCTGCTGTGATCCCTTCAGCAGTTTAACCTGAGACTGGGTTATGACATCGTTTATTTCTTCTGTATTAGTCAAGTTGTTTGATCTTCCCCTTCCCTGCATTGCCTTCAGGATACCGCTGTTTTTTGCGATCTCCTTGTTTCGTTCCTTTGCCAGCCTCTGTTCCTCTTCTGCCCTCTTCCTTTCCTCCTCAGCCCGTCTTATTTCTTCAGCCTTAATCCTTTCATCTTCCCGTCTCTTTCTTTCTTCTGCGAGACGCTGTGCCTCTTCAAGCTTCTTTTTCTCCATTTCAGCATTCTTTGCCGCTGCAGCCTTTTTTAACTCCTCCTCACGCCTCTTTTGCTCTTCCAGATTACGCTGTTTTTCCCTGATCTTGGCCGGTGTTGCCGCAGGTGTTTGTACCTTCAACGGTATTTCAGTCAATTTTACAATCCTCTGCGGCTGGATTGAAATCTTTTTAAGATCAGGTTTATATGGGATCATGACAACTAAAATGGCAAAACAAAAATATATTGCCACAGATATGGTAAGCAATCTCCTGAACAGCGCATCGCTGTTGTCATGAATTGGCGGGGGCATAATGAACTATTCTTTCTGAATAACGGCTAATGAGAATGTCTGGTAACCAGCCCAGGAACAGGTGTACATGACCTTCTTCAACAGGGTAAATGGTATCAACTTATCA
Proteins encoded in this window:
- a CDS encoding TonB family protein; translation: MPPPIHDNSDALFRRLLTISVAIYFCFAILVVMIPYKPDLKKISIQPQRIVKLTEIPLKVQTPAATPAKIREKQRNLEEQKRREEELKKAAAAKNAEMEKKKLEEAQRLAEERKRREDERIKAEEIRRAEEERKRAEEEQRLAKERNKEIAKNSGILKAMQGRGRSNNLTNTEEINDVITQSQVKLLKGSQQAGATAGKPVLKGSGGIGSVSAGVEKGQPGRLSGQRTITAGEISPSGKGAASPFSKSTLLQTRSQASVKDVIKSHRGSLDFAYRKALRSDPTLKGIISIEFTLAPDGTIINARIVSSTVGDPEFEEDVLKRVKTWKFPAYPDSGNTIVTYPIEFSPA